A genomic window from Gossypium hirsutum isolate 1008001.06 chromosome D10, Gossypium_hirsutum_v2.1, whole genome shotgun sequence includes:
- the LOC107916374 gene encoding beta-fructofuranosidase, insoluble isoenzyme CWINV1: MANSNLGLFFVLALLGIVELEASHHVYKHLQTFQSSSSANQPYRTGYHFQPPKNWINDPNGVMIYKGLYHFFYQYNPKGAVWGNIVWAHSTSEDLVNWTPHEPAIYPSQPSDINGCWSGSATILSSGKPAMLYTGIDSQNRQVQNLAIPKNLSDPYLTEWVKSAKNPLMQPTAQNHINASSFRDPTTAWLGPNKEWRVIIGSKVNRQGLAILYKSKNFVNWYQSKTPLHSADNTGMWECPDFFPALLHGQNGVDTSLNGPNVKHVLKVSLDDTKHDCYTIGSYDNVEDIYTPDEGSVEGDSGLRYDYGKYYASKTFFDNVQNRRILTSWINESSSVADDIKKGWSGVHAIPRKIWLDESGKQLVQWPVVEIEKLRANHVSLANKLLEGGSVIEVPGVTAAQADVEVSFEIKDFEKAEVLEPSWTNPQLLCSRKGASVKGSLGPFGLLVLASEGLKERTAVFFRIFKGHNKYVVLMCSDQSRSSLNQDNDMTTYGAFLDVDNRQHKLSLRSLIDHSIVESFGGGGKVCITSRVYPTLAINEAAHLYAFNNGNQSIKILELNAWSMKTAKIN; encoded by the exons ATGGCTAACTCTAATCTTGGCCTCTTTTTTGTCCTTGCTCTCTTGGGTATTGTGGAGCTTGAAGCTTCACACCATGTTTACAAACACCTTCAAACTTTTCAATCTTCTTCATCTGCAAATCAACCTTATAGAACTGGCTATCATTTTCAACCTCCCAAAAATTGGATTAATG ACCCTAATG GAGTTATGATTTACAAGGGACTTTATCACTTCTTCTATCAATACAATCCAAAAGGAGCAGTGTGGGGCAACATTGTATGGGCTCACTCTACATCGGAAGATCTTGTGAATTGGACCCCTCACGAGCCAGCCATTTATCCATCCCAGCCATCTGATATCAATGGTTGTTGGTCCGGTTCAGCCACTATCCTCTCTAGTGGCAAACCAGCTATGCTTTACACTGGAATTGACTCCCAAAACAGACAAGTTCAGAATCTAGCCATCCCCAAGAATTTATCCGACCCTTACCTTACAGAATGGGTTAAATCTGCTAAAAACCCTTTGATGCAACCCACCGCTCAGAATCATATCAATGCAAGTTCGTTTAGAGATCCAACGACTGCCTGGTTAGGCCCTAACAAGGAATGGAGGGTCATCATTGGAAGCAAAGTGAACCGCCAAGGCTTAGCCATCCTTTACAAAAGCAAAAATTTTGTGAACTGGTATCAATCCAAAACCCCATTGCATTCTGCTGACAACACTGGAATGTGGGAATGCCCTGATTTTTTTCCTGCTCTACTTCATGGCCAAAATGGTGTCGACACCTCTCTTAATGGCCCTAATGTCAAGCATGTCCTCAAGGTTAGCTTGGATGATACCAAGCATGACTGCTACACTATTGGCTCGTATGACAATGTCGAGGACATTTATACACCGGACGAGGGATCTGTGGAGGGTGATTCGGGGTTGAGATACGATTATGGCAAATATTATGCTTCCAAGACTTTCTTTGACAATGTCCAGAATCGGAGAATCTTAACGAGTTGGATCAATGAATCATCAAGTGTGGCCGATGATATCAAGAAAGGATGGTCTGGAGTCCAC GCAATTCCTAGGAAAATTTGGCTGGATGAATCTGGGAAACAATTGGTGCAATGGCCAGTAGTTGAAATAGAAAAGCTACGTGCAAACCACGTTAGCTTGGCAAACAAGTTGCTCGAGGGAGGATCTGTTATTGAAGTACCTGGTGTCACTGCTGCACAG GCAGATGTTGAGGTCTCGTTTGAGATAAAAGACTTTGAGAAAGCTGAGGTGCTAGAACCAAGCTGGACTAACCCACAGCTCCTATGTAGCCGAAAGGGTGCATCGGTTAAAGGGAGTCTCGGTCCATTTGGGTTGCTAGTTCTTGCTTCGGAGGGCCTGAAAGAGAGGACTGCAGTGTTCTTCAGAATATTCAAAGGCCATAACAAATATGTGGTTTTAATGTGCAGTGACCAATCCAG ATCTTCCCTAAATCAAGATAACGACATGACAACATATGGAGCTTTCCTAGATGTAGACAATCGACAGCACAAGTTGTCATTGAGGAGCTTG atAGATCATTCCATAGTGGAGAGCTTTGGTGGAGGTGGGAAAGTTTGCATCACATCTAGAGTTTATCCCACGTTAGCAATTAACGAGGCTGCCCACTTGTATGCTTTCAACAATGGAAACCAATCCATAAAGATTTTGGAGTTGAATGCTTGGAGCATGAAGACAGCTAAAATCAATTGA
- the LOC107916373 gene encoding transmembrane 9 superfamily member 7, whose amino-acid sequence MGTKWKNVFFVFWLLSSTAQSFYLPGVAPRDFQRGDPLYVKVNKLSSTKTQLPYDHYYLDYCKPAKIVNSAENLGEVLRGDRIENSVYTFEMREDQPCKVVCRKKLDAESAKNFKEKIDDEYRVNMILDNLPVAVLRQRRDGSQSTTYEHGFRVGFKGNYAGSKEEKYFINNHLSLRVMFHRDTETDAARIVGFEVTPNSINHEYKEWDEKNPQIATCNKDTKNLIPGSTVPQEVDAGKEVVFTYDITFKESDIKWASRWDTYLLMNDDQIHWFSIVNSLMIVLFLSGMVAMIMMRTLYKDISNYNQLETQDEAQEETGWKLVHGDIFRAPINYGLLCVYVGTGVQVFSMTLVTMIFALLGFLSPSNRGGLMTAMVLLWVFMGIFAGYSSARLYKMFKGTEWKRNTLKTAFMFPGILFVVFFVLNALIWGEQSSGAVPFGTMFALVCLWFGISVPLVFVGSYLGFKRPAIEDPVKTNKIPKQVPEQAWYMKPVFAILIGGILPFGAVFIELFFILTSIWLNQFYYIFGFLFIVFVILIITCAEITIVLCYFQLCSEDYHWWWRSYLTAGSSALYLFLYSIFYFFTKLEITKLVSGLLYFGYMVIVSYAFFVLTGTIGFYACFWFVRRIYSSVKID is encoded by the exons ATGGGTACGAAATGGAAGAATGTCTTCTTCGTTTTTTGGCTGTTGTCATCAACTGCACAATCCTTCTATCTCCCTGGGGTCGCCCCTCGTGATTTTCAAAGG GGTGATCCCCTGTATGTTAAGGTGAACAAATTGTCATCTACAAAGACACAACTACCATATGATCATTACTACTTAGACTACTGTAAACCAGCCAAGATTGTGAACAGTGCCGAAAATTTGGGGGAGGTACTACGTGGTGACCGCATAGAGAATTCAGTCTACACC TTTGAAATGAGGGAGGATCAGCCTTGCAAAGTAGTCTGTCGAAAAAAACTTGATGCTGAATCTGCGAAGAATTTCAAGGAAAAAATTGATGATGAATATCGAGTTAATAT GATTCTTGACAATCTTCCAGTTGCTGTTCTTAGACAAAGGAGAGATGGAAGTCAGTCAACAACATATGAACATGGTTTCCGTGTTGGATTCAAAGGGAATTATGCTGGG AGCAAGGAGGAGAAGTATTTTATCAACAACCACTTGAGCTTGAGAGTCATGTTTCATAGGGATACTGAGACCGATGCTGCTCGAATTGTTGGGTTTGAGGTTACCCCTAACAG CATTAACCATGAATACAAAGAATGGGATGAGAAGAATCCCCAGATAGCAACATGCAATAAGGACACCAAAAATCTAATTCCAGGTAGTACTGTTCCTCAAGAAGTTGACGCAGGCAAGGAGGTTGTGTTTACATATGATATAACTTTCAAG GAGAGTGATATCAAATGGGCTTCTCGCTGGGACACATACCTTCTGATGAATGATGATCAGATTCACTGGTTCTCCATCGTAAACTCTCTGATGATTGTTCTCTTCCTCTCTGGCATGGTAGCCATGATCATGATGAGAACATTGTATAAAGATATTTCAAACTATAATCAGTTGGAAACCCAAGATGAGGCGCAGGAAGAAACAGGATGGAAACTTGTACATGGGGATATCTTTAGGGCTCCAATCAATTATGGTTTACTCTGTGTTTATGTTGGTACAGGTGTCCAGGTCTTCTCAATGACGCTTGTGACAATGATATTTGCATTGCTGGGTTTCTTATCTCCTTCCAATCGTGGAGGACTTATGACTGCTATGGTTCTCTTGTGGGTTTTCATGGGAATATTTGCCGGTTACTCTTCAGCACGTCTATACAAAATGTTTAAGGGCACAGAGTGGAAGAGAAATACTTTGAAAACTGCATTTATGTTTCCCGGTATCCTCTTTGTTGTATTCTTTGTATTGAATGCACTAATTTGGGGAGAGCAATCCTCTGGGGCAGTGCCATTTGGGACAATGTTTGCTCTTGTTTGCTTATGGTTTGGTATATCAGTTCCATTAGTCTTTGTTGGCAGTTACTTGGGTTTCAAAAGGCCAGCCATCGAAGACCCTGTGAAGACCAACAAAATTCCCAAGCAGGTACCAGAGCAGGCATGGTATATGAAGCCAGTCTTTGCTATACTCATTGGAGGCATTCTTCCATTTGGGGCCGTTTTTATTGAGCTCTTCTTCATCTTAACGTCAATTTGGCTGAACCAGTTCTATTACATCTTTGGCTTCCTTTTCATAGTGTTTGTTATTCTAATAATCACTTGCGCCGAGATAACAATTGTGCTATGCTACTTCCAGTTGTGCAGTGAAGATTACCATTGGTGGTGGAGATCTTACTTGACAGCTGGCTCCTCTGCTCTCTACCTTTTCCTATACTCTATTTTCTACTTCTTTACCAAGTTGGAGATCACAAAGCTTGTCTCAGGCCTCCTTTATTTTGGCTACATGGTAATAGTTTCATATGCCTTCTTCGTCCTGACTGGGACAATTGGCTTCTATGCGTGCTTTTGGTTTGTTAGGAGGATCTACTCATCCGTCAAAATCGACTAA
- the LOC107916375 gene encoding glyoxylate/succinic semialdehyde reductase 2, chloroplastic gives MPSTLLAKPNINYLLSSTAMALCSAFCPRISANFRPKPFSSFPSKPLLSLSFKVFSSQATDASSQDKFSGRVGFLGLGIMGSPMAQNLIKAGCDVIVWNRTKSKCDPLISLGAKYRSSPEEVAANCDVTFAMLADPESAIDVACGKNGAVRGMGPGKGYVDISTVDVATSKLINEHIKARGALFLEAPVSGSKKPAEDGQLIFLTAGDRSLYELVSPLLDILGKSRFYLGEVGNGAAMKLVVNMIMGSMMASFSEGILLSKKVGLDPSVLVEVVSQGAISAPMYSLKGPSMVKSQYPTAFPLKHQQKDLRLALGLAESVSQSTPIAAAANELYKVAKSYGLSDEDFSAVIEALKAKSQDTA, from the exons ATGCCGTCCACTTTGTTAGCTAAGCCCAACATCAACTACTTGTTATCTTCAACAGCCATGGCATTGTGCTCAGCTTTCTGCCCTCGTATTTCCGCCAACTTCCGACCCAAACCCTTCTCTTCTTTTCCTTCAAAGCCTCTGCTTTCTCTTTCTTTCAAGGTTTTTTCTTCTCAGGCCACTGATGCTTCATCCCAAG ATAAATTTTCAGGCagagttggttttctgggtcttGGAATTATGGGATCGCCAATGGCACAGAATCTCATAAAAGCTGG ATGTGATGTGATAGTATGGAATAGAACGAAGAGCAAATGTGATCCTCTCATCAGCCTTGGTGCAAA GTATAGGTCCTCTCCTGAGGAAGTAGCTGCAAACTGTGATGTCACTTTTGCCATGCTTGCCGATCCTGAAAGTGCA ATTGATGTTGCCTGTGGAAAGAACGGAGCTGTGAGAGGAATGGGTCCAGGAAAAGG CTATGTAGACATTTCAACGGTTGATGTTGCCACTTCTAAATTGATCAATGAACATATCAAAGCAAGGGGGGCATTATTTTTGGAG GCTCCAGTTTCAGGTTCAAAAAAGCCAGCGGAAGATGGACAACTGATATTCCTTACTGCAG GTGACAGATCTTTATATGAGTTAGTTTCTCCACTGTTGGATATATTGGGCAAG TCAAGATTTTACCTTGGGGAGGTCGGAAATGGAGCTGCTATGAAACTTGTTGTTAACATGATCATGGGAAG TATGATGGCATCGTTTTCCGAAGGAATACTTCTTAGCAAGAAAGTAGGACTCGACCCAAGTGTTCTAGTTGAG GTGGTTTCGCAGGGTGCAATTAGTGCACCAATGTACTCGCTTAAAGGTCCATCAATGGTTAAATCTCAATATCCCACAGCCTTTCCCTTAAAGCATCAACAGAAG GACCTTAGACTTGCATTGGGATTGGCAGAATCTGTTTCTCAGTCCACTCCAATTGCAGCTGCTGCAAATGAACTGTACAAGGTTGCAAAATCATATGGCCTCAGTGATGAAGATTTTTCAGCAGTTATTGAAGCATTAAAAGCTAAATCTCAGGACACTGCCTGA